The following coding sequences are from one uncultured Bacteroides sp. window:
- a CDS encoding SusD/RagB family nutrient-binding outer membrane lipoprotein: MKHYQSYITMILMACIMLFSACSDEYMESMNTDPSKPATIDPNAQLTTAELQTYGDLGMMEIYRNYLYGFNQQLMGCWNTTNFGGRHTLDNSEMGRIWTSSYPTAIKNIIDALHRTIDNPEKVNINAALSIYKVYLMSIITDIYGDAPYKEAGKGFLEGKYTPHYDTQEEIYNDFFVELSAAVDSLNASKDKITGDVIFNGSITKWKKLGNSLRLRFAMRISNVAPQKAQEEFEKAMQDDGGIFESASDDALIKYMNIPFSFGQESYNDYRGNALSQLLFGNDPANNPSYLCSTFFNELNNTNDPRTFRIARFYYDGLMSSTSPDNRIDLTDEMIAKNIKFQPRDPGAFSWEPWPTGYDSDVLKELAKNNPSINPSVARETEPKLANNFLKGDNPGVIMTFAEVKFLLAEAKLKGWNVGSESLDDLYKEGVRAAMDFLSDNYDCSVVTDEEFNAFMKNNGIGHTDEQRKASINTQAWILHFTNPAECWANLRRSGYPELKSPAEYGFGQYLTGGAEIPVRLCYPTLESSYNKESYNEALQRMGGTDSWHTHVWWDKEMN; this comes from the coding sequence ATGAAACACTATCAATCATATATAACAATGATACTGATGGCATGTATTATGCTCTTCTCGGCATGTAGCGATGAATACATGGAAAGCATGAATACCGATCCATCAAAGCCTGCTACAATAGATCCTAATGCGCAGCTCACCACAGCAGAGTTACAAACTTATGGCGATCTCGGCATGATGGAGATCTATCGTAACTATCTCTATGGATTCAATCAACAGCTTATGGGATGTTGGAATACCACAAATTTTGGTGGTCGTCATACACTAGACAATAGCGAAATGGGCCGCATTTGGACTTCTAGTTACCCTACGGCTATTAAAAATATCATCGATGCTCTGCATCGCACTATTGATAACCCTGAAAAGGTAAATATTAACGCTGCGTTGTCTATTTATAAAGTTTATCTGATGTCTATTATTACAGATATCTACGGAGACGCACCTTACAAAGAAGCTGGTAAAGGTTTCCTCGAAGGAAAATACACTCCTCACTATGATACTCAAGAAGAAATATACAACGATTTCTTCGTGGAATTGAGTGCTGCTGTAGACAGTTTAAATGCTAGTAAAGATAAAATCACAGGTGACGTAATCTTCAACGGTAGTATAACAAAATGGAAAAAGTTGGGTAACTCACTTCGCTTACGCTTTGCTATGAGAATATCTAATGTAGCTCCTCAAAAAGCTCAAGAAGAGTTCGAAAAAGCCATGCAAGACGATGGAGGAATATTCGAAAGTGCCAGCGATGATGCTCTCATCAAATATATGAATATACCGTTCAGTTTTGGTCAAGAATCTTATAACGATTATCGTGGCAATGCTTTATCACAATTATTATTTGGTAACGACCCTGCCAACAATCCCAGCTATCTATGCTCTACATTCTTCAATGAATTGAATAATACTAACGATCCGCGTACTTTCAGAATTGCACGCTTCTATTACGATGGACTCATGAGTTCTACTAGCCCTGACAATCGTATTGATCTAACCGATGAAATGATTGCTAAAAATATCAAATTTCAACCACGCGATCCGGGAGCTTTTTCTTGGGAACCATGGCCAACAGGCTATGATAGCGACGTGTTAAAAGAACTCGCAAAGAACAATCCTTCAATTAACCCTAGTGTAGCCCGCGAAACCGAGCCCAAACTAGCGAATAATTTCCTCAAAGGAGACAATCCTGGAGTAATCATGACTTTTGCTGAAGTGAAGTTTTTATTGGCAGAGGCTAAATTGAAAGGATGGAATGTAGGAAGCGAATCTCTAGATGACCTTTACAAAGAAGGAGTACGAGCAGCAATGGACTTCCTTAGCGATAATTATGATTGTTCAGTCGTAACAGACGAAGAGTTCAACGCATTTATGAAAAACAATGGAATTGGTCATACCGACGAGCAAAGAAAAGCATCTATCAATACTCAAGCATGGATTCTTCACTTCACCAACCCTGCCGAATGCTGGGCTAATTTACGCCGTTCAGGTTATCCTGAGCTAAAATCGCCTGCTGAATATGGTTTCGGTCAATACCTTACTGGTGGTGCTGAAATTCCCGTGCGTCTATGTTATCCAACACTTGAGTCTTCTTATAACAAAGAAAGCTATAATGAAGCATTGCAGCGTATGGGTGGCACAGACAGCTGGCACACACATGTATGGTGGGACAAAGAAATGAATTAA
- a CDS encoding SusC/RagA family TonB-linked outer membrane protein — protein MNVRNCKHMLLCSTLSLCLLGSVPQLKAAEKPNYSTIVQQDIKVTGIVKDALGPIIGASIIEKGTSNGTITDMDGKFKLTVKPGSTLVIRYLGYKSQEVKSTSTPLNIVLVEDNKVLNEVVVTALGIKRERKALGYGLDEVKGESLTKAKGTNVINSMAGRVPGLVVSQTAGGPSGSTRVILRGSTEMTGNNQPLYVIDGVPLDNTNYGSASTSGGFDLGDGISSINPDDIETMSVLKGPAASALYGSRASHGVILITTKKAKGDKFSVEYNGTLTFDTQLAKWNDIQEIYGMGSSGTYSIDAVSNTNKSWGPKADGANMLKYFDGVERPYLIIPNNTSGFFRTGLTASNNFVIGVNNGKTGVRFTYTDMRNKDIVPKTHMSRDIFNLHANTSLANVDFDFSGNYTRENVKNRPALGDSKTNIGKNLMTLATTYDQNWLKTYQDENGEYSNWNGMDPYNVNPYWDIYKNSNNSKKDQFRFNGKAIWHINKHLRLQGTVGAELNWFTFEDFKAPTTPGYEAGYLQNNKYQNRMYNFEALALYNNSWGDFDFTGTLGGNIYKVNNHTSITTAQDMQIRDVVALMSFNELSIEQKSYRKQINSAYGAVNVGWKHMLYLDATLRGDQSSTLPTNNNIYVYPSFSGSFVFSELAKLGDLMPYGKLRMSWAQVGSDTDPYQLGLVYTKSKFTYPGYTIGSIDNHTIPNKDLKPTKTNSFEIGLEMKLLKNRMGIDFTYYTQNSKNQIMAMASTWTSGYTYRLINAGEIENRGIEISLNTRPIQTKDFSWDLNLNFSKNNNKVKKLVDGMDMFELEKATWLDVQVAAKVGENFGSIVGPDFKRNDNGDILINKETGLPEYDKSNHVLGNASWDWTGGATTNLTYKNLSLTAIFDVKVGADLYSMSARASYESGKSKQTLPGREEWYKSEEQRQAAGIAKGSSEWQPTGGFIAPGVIDNGDGTYRPNDIYVNPEDYWMNVSRNAPSMFIYDNSYVKCRELTLSYNVPKLWLKNVVKGLTLSFVARNPFILWKNIPNIDPDSNYNNTTGMGMEYGSLPSRKSYGFNVNLKF, from the coding sequence ATGAACGTTAGAAATTGTAAACACATGTTGTTATGTAGTACGCTATCTCTCTGCCTGTTGGGAAGTGTTCCGCAACTTAAAGCAGCAGAAAAGCCAAATTATTCTACAATTGTACAACAGGACATTAAAGTCACAGGAATAGTAAAAGACGCTCTTGGTCCTATTATAGGAGCGTCCATCATTGAGAAGGGAACAAGCAACGGAACCATAACAGATATGGACGGTAAATTCAAATTAACCGTAAAACCTGGCTCAACCCTTGTTATCAGATACTTAGGATACAAATCTCAAGAAGTAAAAAGCACTTCTACCCCCTTAAACATTGTTTTAGTAGAAGACAATAAAGTGCTTAATGAGGTGGTAGTTACTGCATTGGGTATCAAAAGAGAACGTAAAGCATTGGGCTATGGCCTTGACGAGGTAAAAGGCGAAAGTTTAACCAAAGCAAAGGGAACAAACGTGATCAACTCTATGGCAGGTCGCGTGCCAGGACTGGTAGTAAGCCAGACCGCTGGTGGTCCTTCAGGATCTACTCGCGTTATTCTGCGTGGTAGTACTGAAATGACAGGAAACAATCAACCTTTATATGTCATTGACGGGGTACCTCTTGACAATACAAATTATGGAAGTGCCAGCACATCTGGTGGGTTTGACCTTGGAGATGGTATCTCAAGTATCAACCCTGACGATATAGAAACCATGTCCGTGCTTAAAGGTCCTGCTGCCTCTGCTCTTTATGGTAGCCGTGCCAGTCATGGTGTTATACTTATCACTACCAAGAAAGCCAAGGGAGATAAGTTTAGTGTAGAATACAATGGAACACTAACTTTCGACACCCAATTGGCTAAATGGAATGATATACAAGAAATTTATGGTATGGGTAGTAGCGGAACTTACAGCATTGATGCTGTATCAAACACCAACAAGAGTTGGGGGCCGAAAGCCGATGGTGCTAACATGCTAAAATACTTCGACGGTGTAGAGCGTCCTTATCTTATTATACCAAATAACACTTCCGGATTCTTCCGCACAGGTCTAACAGCCAGCAACAATTTCGTCATTGGTGTGAATAATGGCAAAACAGGAGTGCGCTTTACTTATACAGATATGCGCAACAAAGATATTGTTCCAAAGACACACATGAGTCGTGATATCTTTAATCTGCATGCTAACACAAGTTTGGCTAATGTCGATTTCGATTTTAGTGGTAACTATACACGTGAAAACGTAAAGAATCGTCCTGCATTGGGTGATAGTAAAACGAACATTGGAAAAAATCTGATGACGCTAGCTACCACTTATGACCAAAATTGGTTGAAAACCTATCAAGACGAAAACGGTGAGTACTCTAATTGGAACGGAATGGATCCTTACAATGTGAATCCTTATTGGGATATATATAAAAATTCTAACAACTCCAAGAAAGATCAATTCCGTTTCAACGGTAAAGCTATTTGGCACATCAACAAGCATTTAAGATTACAAGGAACGGTTGGTGCAGAACTCAATTGGTTCACTTTTGAAGATTTTAAAGCTCCGACTACTCCAGGTTATGAAGCTGGATATCTTCAAAACAACAAGTATCAGAACCGCATGTATAACTTTGAGGCACTGGCTCTTTACAACAACAGTTGGGGCGATTTCGACTTTACTGGAACTCTTGGTGGTAACATTTACAAGGTAAACAATCATACTTCTATCACTACCGCACAAGATATGCAAATTCGAGACGTAGTAGCTTTGATGAGTTTCAATGAACTCAGTATAGAACAAAAAAGCTATCGCAAACAAATCAACTCGGCATACGGTGCTGTTAATGTAGGCTGGAAACACATGCTATATCTTGATGCCACTTTACGAGGCGATCAATCATCAACCTTGCCTACGAATAATAACATCTATGTCTACCCATCCTTCTCTGGTAGTTTTGTATTCTCCGAACTAGCCAAATTAGGTGATCTCATGCCTTATGGAAAACTTCGCATGTCATGGGCACAAGTAGGTAGCGACACCGATCCTTATCAATTAGGCTTGGTTTATACTAAATCAAAGTTTACTTATCCAGGCTATACCATCGGTTCTATCGATAACCATACAATCCCCAACAAGGACTTAAAACCTACAAAAACGAATTCGTTTGAAATAGGTTTGGAAATGAAATTGTTAAAGAATCGCATGGGAATCGATTTCACCTATTATACGCAGAATAGTAAAAACCAAATCATGGCAATGGCCAGCACTTGGACATCAGGATATACTTACCGCTTGATCAATGCCGGTGAAATAGAAAATAGAGGTATAGAAATCTCACTTAATACACGACCTATACAAACCAAAGATTTTTCATGGGATTTGAATCTAAACTTCTCAAAGAACAACAATAAGGTTAAAAAACTTGTTGATGGGATGGATATGTTCGAACTAGAGAAAGCAACTTGGCTGGATGTTCAAGTGGCTGCCAAAGTGGGTGAAAACTTTGGATCCATTGTAGGTCCTGACTTCAAACGTAATGACAATGGTGACATCCTTATCAACAAAGAGACTGGTTTGCCAGAATATGACAAGAGCAACCATGTTTTAGGTAATGCTTCATGGGACTGGACTGGAGGTGCTACTACTAATCTTACTTATAAGAACTTATCACTTACAGCTATCTTTGATGTGAAAGTAGGAGCCGATCTCTACTCTATGTCAGCCCGCGCATCCTACGAATCCGGAAAGAGCAAACAAACACTCCCCGGACGCGAAGAATGGTATAAATCAGAAGAACAACGCCAAGCTGCAGGTATCGCTAAAGGTTCTTCAGAATGGCAACCCACAGGAGGCTTCATCGCTCCTGGCGTGATAGACAATGGCGACGGCACTTACCGCCCCAACGATATCTACGTCAATCCTGAAGACTATTGGATGAATGTATCTCGTAATGCTCCATCAATGTTTATTTATGACAATTCTTATGTAAAATGTCGCGAACTAACATTGAGTTACAATGTACCAAAGCTTTGGCTAAAGAATGTAGTTAAAGGCTTAACTCTATCATTTGTTGCACGCAATCCTTTCATTCTATGGAAAAACATTCCAAATATTGATCCGGATTCTAATTACAACAATACCACAGGTATGGGAATGGAGTATGGTTCATTGCCTTCACGCAAGAGCTATGGGTTCAACGTTAACCTAAAATTCTAA
- a CDS encoding glycoside hydrolase family 16 protein, whose product MKKVTLFLLLSVCSIQQSCSSNNDTPLNPKDEQENIIFKDDFDFFNEAIWTKEVHESGWTNQEIQAYDKAHVSVGTDDGKSVLILTAERKGNKIFSGRVNSKGKKNFKYGKIEASIKLPKTAKGLWPAFWMMGDNNKPWPQCGEIDIMEMGEKGAFASNNTERQVNTAIHYGSDAGSGHKQQYYLANVDNSLQDGKYHTYLLDWNENSLTISIDNIKFHSFDISKGSEAYDYFHDKFFLLFNLAVGGAFTGITNINDITALKDGEKVNMYIDWVKILY is encoded by the coding sequence ATGAAGAAGGTAACACTTTTCTTATTATTATCAGTATGTTCAATACAACAATCTTGTTCGTCTAACAACGATACACCTTTAAATCCTAAGGATGAGCAAGAAAACATAATCTTCAAAGACGATTTCGATTTTTTTAATGAAGCTATATGGACTAAAGAAGTTCATGAATCCGGATGGACTAACCAAGAAATTCAAGCGTACGACAAGGCACATGTGTCAGTGGGGACAGACGATGGTAAATCGGTATTGATTCTGACCGCCGAACGTAAAGGAAACAAGATATTCTCGGGACGAGTTAATTCCAAAGGGAAAAAGAACTTCAAATACGGAAAGATAGAAGCAAGCATTAAACTCCCTAAAACAGCAAAAGGATTATGGCCCGCATTTTGGATGATGGGAGATAATAACAAACCTTGGCCTCAATGTGGAGAAATAGATATAATGGAGATGGGTGAGAAAGGCGCATTTGCTTCAAATAATACTGAAAGGCAAGTTAACACAGCCATTCATTATGGAAGCGATGCCGGAAGCGGACACAAGCAGCAATACTATTTGGCAAATGTTGATAACAGCTTGCAAGATGGTAAATATCACACTTATCTATTAGATTGGAACGAAAACAGCCTGACAATATCCATTGACAATATTAAATTTCATTCATTTGATATTAGCAAAGGTAGTGAAGCTTATGATTATTTTCACGACAAATTCTTCCTTTTATTTAATCTCGCTGTAGGGGGAGCTTTCACCGGAATCACTAATATCAATGATATTACAGCATTAAAAGACGGAGAAAAAGTGAATATGTATATTGACTGGGTAAAAATCTTATATTAA
- a CDS encoding two-component regulator propeller domain-containing protein — protein sequence MRILLKHVIAIITVWAVSIAARAELTNSMFDIRHIGYAQGLSSQRVFSIAEDSHNVMWIATKTGIDRYNGHIIKSYTLPGNFYNGDLAGRRLHLLYDEQYGLWAYDHTGRIYHYSARDDSFEQDLYLGDFISGEIILNKLYLDHKGTLWLGLNKGLYKKEANGHVTPIIKDQYVNDIASIKESLFVGTSTGVLQLSYSQLSKTKQLISGQDVQTLFCDPIKNELWVGTFNNGLLVMNLGTSTLLSLKGQSSNFLNPIRAITNYDNQTVLVGIDGGGVYVVDRDLKKAHLLISTEDSSDNFLLGNGIYAVTKDHQGNIWIGSYTGGVSVAILLKYPIITLKHERGNPQSLINNNINDIEENTNGDLWFGTDLGISIWNPSSRIWNHCLKNAVVVTLCRAENGSIWAGTYGDGIYLLNNRGHIIRHLTKQQGGLTTNYVFSIKQDMDKDLWIGGLDGYLMMIKKGGQHKQVYDIKWIQSIEVVNKEKIAIATVNGFCLVNKRTGKIDRYATAQEYHQQNSSAYIIDMLFNGDNTVWLGTEGGGLSLYDMGTRKLRTFTTQDGLPSNDVYSLQRDQRGRLWISTGKGLALIDKFQVSNLNYVGDIDKEYNKSSFARLTNGKFAYGSTNGAIIVTPSAITMTDYQAPLLFTGLTVEKLSSDETNHLQPAMHDMLTKGAVQLGYRHNSFVITFESINYRFQRDIAYQYILSGYEKYWSTLSDNGMARYANVSPGSYVFKVRSLRRSDGKIISERTLILKVAQPWWNSWWAWMLYICIVATIFYFILRYKSNQLQKKYDEDKISFFINTAHDIRTPVTLVMAPLEDLLKEKGLSDNALSLLSLARNNTRKLNTLITQLLEFEKVDIRKQQLILTPLSLNDILAEEAASFQAFCDKKHINLNISLPDETVCVMADKHIVEMLLDNLISNACKYTMPHGNICLSLSITKRKVIIEIKDDGIGIPQEASKHLFTNVYRADNARASHESGTGFGLLQVRRIVKILHGKITVQSEVNKGTTFTVSLKRTDAKPAVVPNQPIAAKELLPTEITEVTKYESKEVEVLNKRKDRDTLLIVEDHEALRYYLRKTFEHDYRVIDVSTGQEALDYLSKEYPDLILSDVMMPGIQGDELCKLVKDNPDTSGIPFILLTAKVNHDAIVEGLKKGADDYIPKPFSTEILKLKVQSFIDNRNRQRDFFMRQVLGQIDPNKADKNSENSEQVTEGIEINDSQDNEFLINNMPENDYQFVMKATQIVIQNMDNTDFSINTLCKEMAMSRTLFYSRLKSLTGKAPQEFIRIIRLQKAAELLKEGKNITEVAADTGFVNSKYFSSLFKKQFGVQPSKYTQKD from the coding sequence ATGAGAATTTTACTAAAACACGTTATTGCTATAATAACAGTATGGGCAGTAAGTATCGCGGCTAGAGCGGAATTAACCAATAGTATGTTCGATATTAGGCATATTGGTTACGCACAAGGCCTAAGTAGTCAGCGTGTGTTTTCTATTGCCGAAGATAGTCACAACGTAATGTGGATTGCTACGAAAACGGGGATAGATCGCTATAATGGACACATCATAAAAAGCTATACCTTGCCTGGCAATTTTTATAATGGCGACTTGGCCGGACGTAGACTTCACTTACTGTATGACGAGCAGTATGGTTTATGGGCCTATGATCACACAGGCCGAATCTACCACTATTCCGCACGCGATGATTCTTTTGAGCAAGACTTGTATCTAGGTGACTTTATTAGTGGGGAAATTATACTGAACAAGCTTTATCTAGATCATAAAGGCACACTCTGGCTTGGGCTCAACAAAGGGTTGTACAAAAAGGAAGCAAACGGACATGTTACTCCCATCATTAAAGATCAGTATGTTAACGACATTGCTTCTATCAAAGAATCTCTATTCGTCGGAACGTCTACTGGCGTATTGCAACTTTCATATTCTCAACTAAGCAAAACGAAACAACTGATAAGCGGACAGGATGTACAGACTTTATTCTGTGACCCTATTAAAAATGAACTTTGGGTAGGAACATTCAACAATGGTTTATTGGTGATGAATTTAGGCACTTCCACTCTCCTTTCTCTAAAAGGACAAAGTTCTAACTTCCTTAACCCGATAAGGGCTATCACAAACTATGATAATCAGACAGTATTAGTGGGCATAGATGGTGGAGGAGTCTACGTAGTAGATAGAGATCTAAAGAAGGCTCATTTACTTATAAGTACTGAAGATAGTAGTGACAACTTTTTGCTGGGCAATGGGATTTATGCTGTCACCAAAGATCACCAAGGAAATATTTGGATAGGAAGTTACACCGGCGGGGTATCTGTAGCTATTCTATTGAAATATCCGATCATCACCTTGAAGCATGAGAGAGGTAATCCGCAATCTTTGATCAACAACAACATTAATGACATAGAAGAAAACACGAATGGAGATTTGTGGTTTGGCACGGATCTGGGAATCAGTATATGGAACCCATCTTCGCGTATATGGAATCATTGTTTGAAAAATGCGGTGGTGGTGACTTTATGCAGAGCCGAGAATGGCTCAATATGGGCAGGAACCTACGGAGATGGTATCTATCTCTTGAATAATCGAGGACACATCATTCGCCATCTCACGAAACAGCAAGGGGGATTAACGACCAATTATGTATTTTCCATCAAGCAAGATATGGATAAAGACTTGTGGATAGGAGGACTGGATGGATATCTGATGATGATCAAAAAGGGAGGGCAACATAAACAAGTATACGATATCAAATGGATTCAATCTATAGAGGTAGTCAATAAGGAGAAAATAGCTATAGCTACGGTTAATGGGTTTTGTTTGGTAAACAAGCGCACCGGAAAGATAGACCGCTATGCTACTGCTCAGGAATATCACCAACAAAATTCCAGTGCTTATATCATCGACATGCTTTTCAATGGCGATAATACCGTTTGGCTAGGGACTGAAGGTGGAGGACTGAGCCTATATGACATGGGAACCAGAAAATTAAGAACGTTTACTACACAAGACGGTTTACCATCTAACGATGTATACAGTCTACAGCGCGATCAAAGGGGCCGTTTGTGGATAAGCACAGGAAAAGGGCTTGCACTAATAGACAAATTTCAAGTATCAAACCTCAATTATGTAGGAGATATAGACAAAGAATATAATAAATCATCTTTTGCTCGACTGACCAACGGAAAATTTGCTTACGGAAGCACAAATGGTGCTATCATTGTCACGCCGAGTGCCATAACGATGACCGATTATCAGGCGCCATTATTATTTACAGGCTTGACGGTAGAGAAATTAAGCTCTGACGAAACAAACCATTTACAACCTGCCATGCATGATATGCTGACGAAAGGAGCTGTTCAACTTGGCTATAGGCACAACTCTTTTGTCATCACGTTCGAATCGATCAATTATCGCTTTCAGCGTGATATTGCTTATCAATACATCTTAAGTGGATATGAAAAATATTGGAGCACTCTGTCAGATAATGGCATGGCACGATATGCCAATGTATCTCCGGGCTCCTACGTCTTCAAGGTACGCAGTTTGCGCCGAAGTGATGGGAAAATCATCTCTGAACGCACACTCATATTAAAAGTAGCTCAACCTTGGTGGAACTCTTGGTGGGCATGGATGCTCTATATATGCATCGTAGCCACTATTTTCTACTTTATCTTACGATATAAAAGTAATCAACTTCAAAAAAAATATGATGAAGATAAAATAAGCTTCTTTATCAATACTGCTCACGATATCAGGACACCGGTAACCCTTGTCATGGCGCCTTTAGAAGATTTACTCAAGGAAAAAGGCCTTTCAGACAATGCCCTTTCTCTCTTGAGTCTGGCTCGTAATAATACGCGTAAACTCAATACACTCATCACTCAACTGCTCGAATTTGAAAAGGTTGATATTCGCAAACAGCAGCTCATATTAACCCCATTGAGCTTGAATGATATCCTCGCAGAAGAGGCTGCCAGTTTTCAGGCTTTTTGCGACAAGAAGCACATAAACTTGAACATCTCTTTGCCTGATGAAACTGTATGCGTCATGGCAGACAAGCATATTGTAGAGATGTTGTTGGACAATCTGATTTCCAATGCTTGCAAATATACAATGCCGCATGGCAATATTTGCTTAAGTTTAAGTATAACTAAACGAAAGGTCATTATAGAAATTAAAGATGACGGAATAGGGATTCCTCAAGAGGCATCTAAACATTTATTCACCAACGTGTATAGAGCAGATAATGCGCGTGCGTCCCACGAAAGCGGGACAGGGTTCGGACTGTTGCAAGTGCGCCGTATCGTGAAAATATTGCATGGGAAAATAACGGTTCAATCGGAAGTGAATAAAGGGACTACCTTTACTGTTTCATTGAAAAGAACAGATGCTAAACCCGCAGTGGTGCCCAACCAACCGATCGCAGCCAAGGAACTATTACCAACTGAGATCACTGAAGTCACGAAATACGAAAGTAAAGAAGTGGAAGTTCTCAATAAACGAAAGGATAGAGACACTTTACTTATTGTGGAAGATCACGAGGCGCTTCGATATTATTTACGCAAGACTTTCGAGCATGATTATCGAGTTATTGACGTTTCCACTGGACAAGAAGCTCTTGATTACCTTTCAAAAGAATACCCCGATTTAATACTATCGGATGTGATGATGCCAGGAATACAGGGTGATGAACTGTGCAAATTAGTCAAGGATAACCCTGATACATCGGGCATCCCATTTATCTTACTTACAGCTAAAGTTAATCATGACGCAATAGTTGAAGGATTAAAGAAAGGTGCGGACGATTATATCCCTAAACCTTTTAGTACTGAAATCTTAAAACTAAAAGTACAAAGTTTCATCGACAACAGAAATCGACAAAGAGACTTCTTCATGCGGCAGGTCCTTGGACAGATAGACCCGAACAAGGCAGATAAAAACAGTGAAAATAGCGAGCAAGTAACAGAGGGCATAGAAATTAATGACAGTCAGGACAATGAGTTTCTCATTAATAACATGCCCGAAAACGATTATCAGTTTGTGATGAAAGCAACCCAAATCGTTATTCAAAATATGGATAATACGGATTTCAGCATCAATACTCTATGCAAAGAAATGGCTATGAGCCGAACCCTATTTTACAGTCGACTAAAATCGTTAACTGGCAAAGCTCCACAAGAATTTATCCGCATCATACGACTACAAAAAGCAGCTGAATTGCTAAAGGAGGGCAAGAATATCACAGAAGTTGCCGCTGATACAGGATTTGTAAATAGCAAATATTTCAGTTCACTATTCAAAAAACAATTCGGCGTTCAACCTAGTAAGTATACTCAAAAAGATTAA
- a CDS encoding Vat family streptogramin A O-acetyltransferase → MKIPDNNQVYPLAGYDRLVFIKNIVKSPNIIVGDYSYYDDHEDAMNFERNVLYHFDFIGDKLYIGKFCSIGSGVQFIMNGANHRMDGISAFPFNIFGGDWAKVAPTPEQLPFKGDTIIENDVWIGYKATIMPGVKIGNGAIIAAHSVVTKDVEPYSIVGGNPAKLIRKRFADEEIKRLLDLAWWDWDIEKITAALPLIVDGNIEKLFISNMI, encoded by the coding sequence ATGAAAATACCCGATAATAATCAAGTCTATCCTTTAGCAGGCTATGACCGCTTAGTATTTATAAAGAACATAGTGAAATCGCCCAACATCATTGTGGGAGATTATTCATACTATGATGATCATGAAGATGCGATGAATTTTGAACGAAACGTCCTGTATCATTTCGATTTTATTGGTGATAAACTATATATCGGAAAGTTCTGTTCTATCGGCTCCGGTGTGCAATTTATTATGAATGGGGCTAATCACAGGATGGACGGAATATCTGCCTTTCCGTTCAATATTTTCGGAGGTGACTGGGCAAAAGTTGCGCCAACGCCGGAACAGCTTCCTTTCAAAGGTGACACAATTATAGAAAATGATGTGTGGATCGGATATAAAGCGACAATCATGCCAGGAGTAAAAATAGGCAACGGAGCTATCATCGCAGCGCACTCTGTGGTCACTAAGGACGTGGAGCCCTACTCCATTGTCGGAGGGAATCCTGCCAAATTAATTCGCAAACGTTTCGCAGACGAAGAGATAAAGCGTCTACTCGATTTGGCTTGGTGGGACTGGGATATAGAGAAAATCACAGCCGCACTCCCTTTAATTGTTGATGGAAATATCGAAAAACTTTTCATTTCTAATATGATTTGA
- a CDS encoding DUF6144 family protein produces the protein MTTRRKFLKTACLSGVCLCGFSSIAQSEAMTALDASTNEPANKNETMFLKWITELLNNLDANLTEVQLREIVKSASIAHHQNLDMDKMLSQFKGKLDEFIKFIEEKWDWKVSYENKKQVLIVDENKPFCVCPLLVNEKDRKFPALCYCSEGFAERMFSIICGVPVNATVISSIQRGNNKCVYRIVLNSSDKNLK, from the coding sequence ATGACAACAAGAAGAAAATTTTTAAAAACAGCTTGTTTAAGTGGCGTTTGTTTATGTGGTTTCAGTTCCATCGCCCAAAGTGAAGCAATGACGGCACTTGATGCCAGCACAAATGAGCCTGCAAATAAAAACGAAACGATGTTCTTGAAATGGATAACAGAGTTATTAAATAACTTAGATGCCAACCTTACAGAGGTGCAATTACGAGAAATTGTAAAATCAGCTTCTATTGCACACCATCAAAATCTGGATATGGATAAGATGTTGTCCCAATTCAAAGGGAAACTAGATGAATTTATCAAATTCATCGAAGAAAAATGGGATTGGAAAGTGTCATATGAGAACAAAAAACAAGTCCTTATCGTTGATGAAAACAAGCCCTTTTGCGTATGCCCTCTATTAGTCAATGAGAAAGACCGAAAATTCCCAGCATTATGCTATTGTTCTGAAGGATTTGCAGAAAGAATGTTCTCAATTATATGTGGAGTACCAGTAAATGCCACTGTTATTTCTTCCATTCAACGAGGAAATAATAAATGTGTTTATAGAATAGTACTCAATTCATCAGATAAAAACCTTAAATAA